The genome window TTGAGTTGACGCGAATGCCAGCTTCTTCCCACACTTCGCGGGCTACGGCGTCTTCCAGGGATTCGCCCGGCTCGACGAATCCGGCCAGGCAGGAAAACATGCCGGGCGTCCATTGGGGCTGGCGGCCCAGCAGGGCGCGGCCCAAAGAATCGGTGACCAGCATGATGATGGCCGGGTCGGTGCGCGGGAAGTGGAGGGAACCGCAGGCCTCATTGACGCATTTGGCCGAATGGCCGGAATCCTGGAACAGTAATGCGCCGCCGCAGTTGGCGCAGAAGCGGGTTTTCTCGCGCCAGATCAGCATGCCCCGCGCATAGGCCAACAGGCCCGCGTCCTGGGCGGCCAGCAAGCCGCCCACCGAGCGTAGCCACACCCAGTTGCCGCCCATTTCCGGTCCCTGCTCGCCACCATCCAGGGCGGAGATATCGAGAGCCAGCAGGGGGCCTGTCTCGTCTTCTCCCAGCAGCAGGCAGGTCCCTTGGGTCGCCTCGGCCAGACGCAGGCCATAGGCGCGGTCGAGCCAGCGGACTTTGGGCGGGGTTCCACTCACCAATTGGCGGCCACGCCAATAAAGGGTGAAGCGGGCGCCCTGGCGGCGCATCAGTTCGGCAATGTCGCCGCCCCGGCGGGTCGGGTGAGAGCGGTCGAGGCTGAGGCCGGAATAGAGGACGGGTGCAATCATGGCCGAAGATTGGCATGGGTTGTGACGCTGTCCAACCCCAGATTTACGGACGTCTCCGCCATCTTCTGAATCGGGGCGTAAAGTGTAAATGCCCATGAAATGAAGATTGCGAATCCGGTAGCAATTTGGAAGATTGTGACGCACGGTGACGCATGAATGATATTCAAGCCCTTCTGAACGGCCTGCTCGATTCCATCCACGACGCGGTGATCATCGCCGATGCCGAGGGTAATCCCTTGCGCTCGAATCCCGCCTTCGAGGCCTTGATGGGCTTTGCATCGGGCAGCGGCGCCGAGGTGTCGCGTCTCGCGGCCAGCATGATCTACAAAGCGCTCTCTCCGGGTGCCGGTGGACGCTGGAAGGGCATGGTCATCTGTCCCGACGGCAAGGAACGCCCCTTCGAGGTTACCGCCGCCGCCATCAATCCATCAGCCGATTCCGCCGACCGCTTTCTTTGCGTGGTGCGCCCCGCTTTGGCCGAGGACTCCCATGGCGATGGCGGAAGTTTCGGTTACGACACGCTGACCGGCCTGCCCAATCGCGATCTGTTCGCCGATCGTATCGGCCAGGCGGTGCTGCAGGCCAACCGTACCGGCGCCTCGGTGGCGCTGATGACCATGGGGCTGGACCGGTTCACCCTGGTCAATGATGCCCTTGGCCATAACGCGGGCGACAGGCTGCTGGTGGAGGTGGCGCGGCGCCTCAAGATGTGCGTGCGCGAGACCGATACGGCGGTGCGCCTGGACGGCGATAAATTCGCCCTGGTGATGGCCATCGCCGATACCGATGACAGCGTTATCGTCGCCGAGAAGGCTCTTCACGCCGTCAAGGAGCCTTTCTCCCTGGACGGCGAGGAGGTGGTGGTGACCTTCTCCATCGGTATCAGCGTCTATCCCCTGGATGCCGATTCCAGCGCCCAGCTGGTCAAGCATGCCGAGAACGCGCTGCATTACGCCAAGGTATCGGGACGCAACCAGTATCAGTTCTTCTCCAACGACATGAACCGCAAGGCCAAGTCCAGGCTGGAACTGGAAGGCCGCATGCGCCGCGCCCTGGCCAATGACGAATTCGTGGTCTATTACCAGCCCAAGGTCTCGGCCGATCGCAACACCATCGTGGGCGCCGAGGCGCTGATCCGTTGGCTCGATCCCGAACGCGGCATGGTCTCGCCCGGCGAGTTCATTCCCGTCGCCGAGGAAAGCGGCCAGATCGAACCCATCGGCACCTGGGTTCTGCGCCAGTCCTGCCAGCAGAACCGCCTGTGGCAGGAAGCCGGTTTCGATCCCATCAAGGTCTCGGTCAATGTTTCGGCACGGCAGTTCCGCTCGCCCAGTCTTCTTGAAATCGTCACCGAAGCTCTCGATTCCACAGGCCTTGATCCCAAATGGCTGGAACTGGAGATCACCGAGAGCATGCTGATGAACGATGTGGATACGGCGGTGCGCAAGATGAGGGCGCTGCGCGATCTCGGAATCGGACTGTCCATCGACGATTTCGGCACAGGATATTCGTCGCTTAGCTATCTCGGGCGCTTTCCCATCACCACGCTGAAGATCGATCGCGCCTTCATCGCCGATGTGGACACCAATCCCAAGACCGCCGAGATCGCCAGGGCCATCATCGGCCTGTCGCGCGGCCTCAATCTCGAGGTTGTGGCGGAAGGGGCGGAAATCGCCGCCCATATCGCCTTCCTGCGCAGCAACGGATGCGACACCGTGCAAGGGTTCTTCTACTCCCGGCCCGTCCCGGCTGACGAGTTCGAACAGATGATGCGCCAGCGGATCATGGCCCACGCCTGACCGCGTCTTCCCCCTCTCTCTTTTGACCAACGTCAAGGCGCCAGTCTGGGCGCGGTGACACCTTTCCGCCATCTGGCGTCATTCCTGGGGAGAAGGAATGGCCTGCCGCGGGAGGAAATCCGATGTCTGGGCTGCTGTCCCGACGGACGTTGTTGACGAGACGGACCGAGGCACGGGCGCCTTCGGGGCCCCGTCCGCCCTGGAGCGTCGCGCGCTTTGCCGAGGTCTGCGACGGCTGCGGCGCCTGTCTTTCCTCCTGTCTTGAACATTGTCTCGCCAAGGGCGCCGACGGCTTGCCCGTGGTGGATTTCGCGCAGGGCGGCTGCACCTTCTGCGGCGCATGCGACGCGGCCTGCGCGCCTCGCGCCATCGACCGCGCCGCTGCGGACGGTCTGGACCGTTTGCCGGTTCTGGCCCGGCTGGGGGCGTCGTGCATTTCCATTCAGGGCGTGACCTGCCGGTTGTGCGGCGATCCTTGCCTTGTCCGCGCCATCGCGTTCAGACCTTTACCGGGTGGCCGTGTCCTGCCCGAAATCGCCGATCAGTCCTGTAACGGATGTGGAATTTGCGTCTCGGCCTGTCCGGTCGGGGCCTTGTCCATGGTCGCCCAGGCCCCAAGCGTGAGAGGACTTTCATGAGACTCGCGACCTTCGTTGCCACCGAGAAGTCCAAGCCCAGGGAGCAGGTGGAGAATATCTGCGGCGTGCTGATCCACGCCAAGCCGGAGCGCAGGCACGAGGTTCAGGACGCCCTCGGCCGGATACCCGGCGTCGAGGTTCACACCATGACCGACGATGGCCGGATGGTTGTTACCGTCGAGGATGCCCAGGGCAACTGGGCGGGCGCCACCATCACCAGCCTGACCGACATCCGGGGCATTTTGAACGTGTCCTTGGTCTATCACCATTTTGATTCCGATCTTGATCTGGAAGGGGAGAGTTTTTCATGAGCCTCACCAGGCGCGACTTCATCAAGGCGAACGCCGTCGCGGCCACTGCCGCCGCCGCGGGACTCGCCACGCCGGCCATCGCCCAGCCGGCAAAAGCCAATATCCGCTGGGACAAGGGTGTCTGCCGATTCTGCGGCACCGGCTGTTCCGTTCTGGTCGGCGTGCAGGACGGCCGCGTCGTCGCCACCCAGGGTGACCCCGATTCGCCGGTCAACCGCGGCCTGAACTGCATCAAGGGCTACTTTCTGTCCAAGATCATGTATGGCGAGGACCGGCTGACCCGGCCCCTGCTGCGCATGAAGGACGGTAAGTTCGACAAGAACGGCGAGTTCCAGCCCATCTCGTGGGACCAGGCATTCGACATCATGGCCGAGAAGTGGAAGGAGCAGTTGAAGAAGCCCGACGGCGTGACCCGCGTCGGCATGTTCGGTTCCGGCCAGTGGACCATCTGGGAAGGCTATGCCGCGTCCAAGCTGTACAAGGCGGGGTTCAGGTCCAACAATCTCGATCCCAATGCGCGGCACTGCATGGCTTCTGCCGTGGCGGGTTTCATGCGGACCTTCGGCATCGATGAGCCCATGGGCTGCTACGACGATATCGAGCAGACCGACGCCTTCGTGCTGTGGGGCTCCAACATGGCGGAGATGCACCCCATTCTGTGGTCGCGCGTCACCGATCGCCGTCTGACCCACGAGGGCTGCAAGGTGGCCGTGCTGTCCACCTTCGAGCATCGCTCGTTCGAGCTGGCCGACATTCCCATGGTGTTCACGCCCCAGACCGATCTGGCGATCCTGAATTACATCTGCCACTACATCATCTCGAAGAACGCCTACAACAAGGAGTTCATCGACAAACACGTCAACTTCAAGAAGGGCGCCACGGATATCGGCTACGGCCTGCGTCCGACCCATGCGCTCGAGAAGGATCAGGCCAACGCCGCGACGCCGGACAAGGCCGATCCCATGACCTTCGACGAGTTCAAGGCCTTCGTGGCCGAGTACACGGTGGAAAAGGTCTCCAAGCTGTCGGGCGTTCCCGCCGACAAGCTGGAAGCCCTGGCCAAGCTTTATGCCGATCCCAAGGTCAAGGTGGTGTCCTTCTGGACCATGGGCTTCAACCAGCACACGCGCGGCACCTGGGTCAATAACATGATCTATAACGTGCATCTGCTGATGGGCAAGATCTCCGAGCCGGGCAATTCCCCGTTCTCGTTGACCGGCCAGCCCTCGGCCTGCGGCACGGCGCGCGAGGTCGGCACCTTCGCCCATCGTCTGCCCGCCGACATGGTGGTGATGAACGACAAGCACCGCGAGATCGCCGAAGGCCTGTGGAAGCTGCCCGCGGGCACCATCAACCCCAAGATCGGCTATCACGCCGTGCTGCAGCACCGCATGCTGAAGGATGGCAAGCTCAACGCCTATTGGGTGATGTGCACCAACAACATGCAGACCGCGCCCAACATGAACGAGGAGGGGTATCCGGGCTACCGCAACCCCGCCAACTTCATCGTGGTGTCCGATCCCTATCCCACGGTGACGGCCCTGGCGGCCGACCTGATCCTGCCCACCGCCATGTGGATGGAGAAGGAAGGCGCCTATGGCAATGCCGAGCGCCGCACCCAGTTCTGGCGCCAGCAGGTCAAGGCTCCGGGCGAGGCCAGATCCGACCTGTGGCAGATCATGGAATTCTCCAAGCGCTTCAAGATTGAGGAAGTGTGGCCGGAGGAGCTCATCGCCAAGAAGCCGGAACTGCGCGGCAAGACCCTGTTCGAGGTGCTCTACAAGAACGGCCAGGTGGACAAGTTCCCCCTGACCGAATTGCAGGCCGGTTTCGAGAATGACGAGGCCAAGGCCTTCGGCTTCTATCCTCAGAAGGGGCTGTTCGAGGAATACGCCTCCTTCGGTCGCGGACACGCCCACGATCTGGCGCCGTTCGAGTCCTATCACAAGGCCCGCGGCCTGCGCTGGCCGGTGGTGGACGGCAAGGAGACCCTGTGGCGCTTCCGCGAGGGTTACGACCCCTATGTGAAGGCGGGGGAAGGGGTGAAGTTCTATGGCAAGCCCGACGGCAAGGCCTGGATCTTCGCGCTGCCCTACGCTCCGGCCGCCGAGTCCCCGGACAAGGATTTCGACCTGTGGCTGTCCACGGGCCGTGTCCTCGAACACTGGCATTCGGGCTCCATGACCCGGCGTGTGCCCGAGCTGCACAAGTCGGTGCCCAACGCCGTGCTCTACATGCACCCCAACGACGCCGCCAAGCGTAACTTGCGCAATGGCGACGTGGTCAAGGTGGCGAGCCGTCGCGGCGAGGTCACCACCCGCATCGATACCCGTGGCCGCAACAAGCCACCGGAAGGGCTGGTCTTCATGCCGTTCTTCGACGAAAGCCAGTTGGTCAACAAGCTTACCCTCGACGCCACTTGCCCCATCTCCAAGGAGACGGATTACAAGAAGTGCGCGGTCAAGGTGAGCAAGGCCTAGGGAAAGGATCGTCATCCCGAGCGGAACAAGAAACTCCGCTCGGGACGACGACAAGGTGACGCCAAATGGCCAGCCATCGCGACAGTGCTGTTGATCCCAACCGGCGAGCCATGCTTGCCGGGGCGGTCAAGGGTGCCTGCACGGTGGGGCTGCTTGGCGCGCTTTTGGCCATTCCCGCCCGCAAACGGGCCGAGGCGGTGGCGCTTCGCCCGCCTGGCGCACTGGCCGAGAAGGATTTCCTGGGCGCCTGCGTCCGCTGTGGCCTCTGCGTCAAGGATTGTCCCTACGACACGTTGAAGCTGTCCGATCTGGGCGACGGTCCGGCTATCGGCACGCCGTTCTTCAATGCCCGCAAAGTTCCTTGCGAGATGTGCGAGACCATCCCCTGCGTCGCCGCCTGTCCCACGGGCGCGCTGGACAAGGGGCTCTCGGATATCAAGAACGCCAAGATGGGCGTGGCGGTCCTGGTGGGCCAGGAAACCTGCCTGAACTTTCTGGGCCTGCGTTGCGACGTCTGCTATCGCGTCTGCCCGCGCATCGGCGAGGCCATCACGCTCGAGATGAGCCACAACGCGCGCACCGCCAAGCACGCCTTCTTCATTCCCACCGTCCATTCCGCCAAATGCACCGGCTGCGGCAAATGCGAGCGGGCCTGTGTGCTGGAAGAGGCGGCCATCAAGGTGCTGCCCCAGTCCCTGGCCACCGGCCAGTTGGGCAAGCATTACCGCCTGGGCTGGGAAGAGAAGAGGAATGCCGGTGGCTCCCTGGTCGAGCCCAGTCCCGAAGTGCAGGTGCGCGGCATGGAAGGCGTCGAGATGACCCCCGGCGGCACCTATAAGCTCAAGGAGTCCAGGCCATGAGCGCCGCCAGGGGATGGTTCGCCGCCCATCAATGGCTGCTGGCCCGGCGCCTGTCCCAGGCCCTGGTGGTCGCCGTCTTCCTCACCGGTCCGGTGTGGGGCGTGTGGATCGCCAAGGGGAATCTGGCGTCAAGTCTGACACTTGGCGTTTTGCCGCTCACCGATCCGCTGATGGTGCTGCAATCCCTGCTGGCGGGCCATGTGATGACGGCCTCGGCCCTGATGGGCGCGGCCATCGTGCTGGGCGTCTACTTGGCGATCGGCGGGCGCATGTATTGCTCCTGGGTCTGTCCGGTCAATGCCGTCACCGACCTGGCCCAATGGCTGCGCACCCGGCTGGGGCTGGAAAAGGGGCTGGTGCTTCACCGCAATACCCGCCAGTGGCTGCTGGGCGGCGTGCTGGCGGCCTCGGCTATCACCGGCACCATCGCCTGGGAACTGGTCAATCCGGTGACCATGCTGCATCGGGGCCTGGTGACCGGGTCCATCCTGACCTTTGGTTCCGCCGCGCTGATCACCCTGGCGGTGTTCCTGTTCGATCTGGGCATCGCCCAGCGTGGCTGGTGCACCCATCTGTGCCCGGTGGGAGCCTTCTACGGCCTGCTGGGCAAGGCGGCGGTGCTGCGGGTTTCCGCCGTGGGCCGCGCCGCCTGCGACGATTGCATGGATTGCTTTGCAATCTGCCCCGAACGCCATGTCATCGCGCCCGCCTTGCGCGGCGCGGCCAAGGGCGTGGGGCCCGTCATTCTGTCGCCCGACTGCACCAATTGCGGCCGGTGCATCGATGTCTGTTCCAAGACCGTGTTCCGTTTCGGCACACGGTTTCACACCGTTTGATTTTCCGAGAGATCTGGAAAGGGGAGTGACCGCAGTGAAGACCAAGATCAAGGCAATCGCCCTCGCGCTGGCCCTGGCGCTGGGCATGGGAGTGACCGCTCTTGGCGTGGTGGCCGAGGAGGTGAAGTCCCTTCGTCC of Paramagnetospirillum magnetotacticum MS-1 contains these proteins:
- the nudC gene encoding NAD(+) diphosphatase, encoding MIAPVLYSGLSLDRSHPTRRGGDIAELMRRQGARFTLYWRGRQLVSGTPPKVRWLDRAYGLRLAEATQGTCLLLGEDETGPLLALDISALDGGEQGPEMGGNWVWLRSVGGLLAAQDAGLLAYARGMLIWREKTRFCANCGGALLFQDSGHSAKCVNEACGSLHFPRTDPAIIMLVTDSLGRALLGRQPQWTPGMFSCLAGFVEPGESLEDAVAREVWEEAGIRVNSTTYVASQPWPFPSSLMIGFTASAFDAEPVADPHEIEEVRWFTRDEVRTFGEADRPGEGGRFLPRKDSIARVLVDGWLRG
- a CDS encoding ferredoxin-type protein NapF, which gives rise to MSGLLSRRTLLTRRTEARAPSGPRPPWSVARFAEVCDGCGACLSSCLEHCLAKGADGLPVVDFAQGGCTFCGACDAACAPRAIDRAAADGLDRLPVLARLGASCISIQGVTCRLCGDPCLVRAIAFRPLPGGRVLPEIADQSCNGCGICVSACPVGALSMVAQAPSVRGLS
- the napH gene encoding quinol dehydrogenase ferredoxin subunit NapH gives rise to the protein MSAARGWFAAHQWLLARRLSQALVVAVFLTGPVWGVWIAKGNLASSLTLGVLPLTDPLMVLQSLLAGHVMTASALMGAAIVLGVYLAIGGRMYCSWVCPVNAVTDLAQWLRTRLGLEKGLVLHRNTRQWLLGGVLAASAITGTIAWELVNPVTMLHRGLVTGSILTFGSAALITLAVFLFDLGIAQRGWCTHLCPVGAFYGLLGKAAVLRVSAVGRAACDDCMDCFAICPERHVIAPALRGAAKGVGPVILSPDCTNCGRCIDVCSKTVFRFGTRFHTV
- a CDS encoding sensor domain-containing protein, coding for MNDIQALLNGLLDSIHDAVIIADAEGNPLRSNPAFEALMGFASGSGAEVSRLAASMIYKALSPGAGGRWKGMVICPDGKERPFEVTAAAINPSADSADRFLCVVRPALAEDSHGDGGSFGYDTLTGLPNRDLFADRIGQAVLQANRTGASVALMTMGLDRFTLVNDALGHNAGDRLLVEVARRLKMCVRETDTAVRLDGDKFALVMAIADTDDSVIVAEKALHAVKEPFSLDGEEVVVTFSIGISVYPLDADSSAQLVKHAENALHYAKVSGRNQYQFFSNDMNRKAKSRLELEGRMRRALANDEFVVYYQPKVSADRNTIVGAEALIRWLDPERGMVSPGEFIPVAEESGQIEPIGTWVLRQSCQQNRLWQEAGFDPIKVSVNVSARQFRSPSLLEIVTEALDSTGLDPKWLELEITESMLMNDVDTAVRKMRALRDLGIGLSIDDFGTGYSSLSYLGRFPITTLKIDRAFIADVDTNPKTAEIARAIIGLSRGLNLEVVAEGAEIAAHIAFLRSNGCDTVQGFFYSRPVPADEFEQMMRQRIMAHA
- the napG gene encoding ferredoxin-type protein NapG translates to MASHRDSAVDPNRRAMLAGAVKGACTVGLLGALLAIPARKRAEAVALRPPGALAEKDFLGACVRCGLCVKDCPYDTLKLSDLGDGPAIGTPFFNARKVPCEMCETIPCVAACPTGALDKGLSDIKNAKMGVAVLVGQETCLNFLGLRCDVCYRVCPRIGEAITLEMSHNARTAKHAFFIPTVHSAKCTGCGKCERACVLEEAAIKVLPQSLATGQLGKHYRLGWEEKRNAGGSLVEPSPEVQVRGMEGVEMTPGGTYKLKESRP
- the napA gene encoding nitrate reductase catalytic subunit NapA, which codes for MSLTRRDFIKANAVAATAAAAGLATPAIAQPAKANIRWDKGVCRFCGTGCSVLVGVQDGRVVATQGDPDSPVNRGLNCIKGYFLSKIMYGEDRLTRPLLRMKDGKFDKNGEFQPISWDQAFDIMAEKWKEQLKKPDGVTRVGMFGSGQWTIWEGYAASKLYKAGFRSNNLDPNARHCMASAVAGFMRTFGIDEPMGCYDDIEQTDAFVLWGSNMAEMHPILWSRVTDRRLTHEGCKVAVLSTFEHRSFELADIPMVFTPQTDLAILNYICHYIISKNAYNKEFIDKHVNFKKGATDIGYGLRPTHALEKDQANAATPDKADPMTFDEFKAFVAEYTVEKVSKLSGVPADKLEALAKLYADPKVKVVSFWTMGFNQHTRGTWVNNMIYNVHLLMGKISEPGNSPFSLTGQPSACGTAREVGTFAHRLPADMVVMNDKHREIAEGLWKLPAGTINPKIGYHAVLQHRMLKDGKLNAYWVMCTNNMQTAPNMNEEGYPGYRNPANFIVVSDPYPTVTALAADLILPTAMWMEKEGAYGNAERRTQFWRQQVKAPGEARSDLWQIMEFSKRFKIEEVWPEELIAKKPELRGKTLFEVLYKNGQVDKFPLTELQAGFENDEAKAFGFYPQKGLFEEYASFGRGHAHDLAPFESYHKARGLRWPVVDGKETLWRFREGYDPYVKAGEGVKFYGKPDGKAWIFALPYAPAAESPDKDFDLWLSTGRVLEHWHSGSMTRRVPELHKSVPNAVLYMHPNDAAKRNLRNGDVVKVASRRGEVTTRIDTRGRNKPPEGLVFMPFFDESQLVNKLTLDATCPISKETDYKKCAVKVSKA
- a CDS encoding chaperone NapD, which codes for MRLATFVATEKSKPREQVENICGVLIHAKPERRHEVQDALGRIPGVEVHTMTDDGRMVVTVEDAQGNWAGATITSLTDIRGILNVSLVYHHFDSDLDLEGESFS